A section of the Ruania halotolerans genome encodes:
- a CDS encoding GDSL-type esterase/lipase family protein, with translation MSAHAAERTGRRRICVVGDELVAGIGDARGLGWTGRVAARTRSEDVLEYYPLAVPDETTTALSARWESECNRRFGAGENRLVVAPGSADLRHGLSLARSRLNLANVLDDAAARQIPAFVLGPPPRTDTDGAALAELSTAFSDVCSRRRVPYVETYSPLANHEQWLADLASTGGTHPEQAGYGLLTWLILHNGWHDWLDIPQDD, from the coding sequence GTGAGCGCCCACGCCGCGGAGCGCACCGGCCGGCGGCGGATCTGCGTGGTCGGCGACGAGCTCGTCGCCGGAATCGGGGACGCGCGCGGTCTGGGGTGGACCGGGCGGGTGGCCGCTCGGACTCGGAGTGAGGATGTGCTCGAGTACTACCCGCTCGCCGTCCCGGATGAGACCACCACCGCACTCTCTGCCCGGTGGGAGAGCGAGTGCAATCGGCGGTTCGGAGCGGGCGAGAATCGTCTCGTGGTGGCGCCCGGCTCGGCCGACCTGCGCCATGGCCTCTCCTTGGCGCGCAGTCGGCTCAACCTTGCGAACGTGCTGGATGACGCTGCAGCGCGGCAGATTCCGGCTTTCGTGCTCGGCCCCCCGCCGCGTACGGACACCGACGGTGCGGCGCTGGCGGAACTCTCCACGGCATTCTCGGATGTGTGCAGTAGACGCCGGGTGCCGTACGTGGAGACATACTCCCCGCTGGCCAACCACGAGCAGTGGCTCGCCGATCTCGCCTCGACGGGTGGGACTCACCCGGAGCAGGCGGGCTACGGCCTGCTCACCTGGCTGATCCTGCACAACGGCTGGCACGACTGGCTGGACATCCCCCAGGACGACTGA
- a CDS encoding methionine/alanine import family NSS transporter small subunit — MDPSAVIMMIIALGLVWGALAASLVHLRKHPEEPDTYDVDGDGKPDTPPST; from the coding sequence ATGGACCCGAGTGCCGTAATCATGATGATCATCGCCCTGGGACTCGTCTGGGGGGCGCTAGCAGCGTCGCTGGTTCACCTGCGAAAGCACCCTGAGGAGCCCGACACCTACGACGTTGATGGCGACGGCAAGCCCGACACACCGCCGTCGACCTGA
- the rsrA gene encoding mycothiol system anti-sigma-R factor, with translation MNTEPGHECHCEEALEHLYEYIDAEMTELELDRLRAHISECTTCLEAVSREQEVRVILRKSCVEVAPDELRMRVRTQLTLLRESRRG, from the coding sequence ATGAACACCGAACCCGGGCACGAATGTCATTGTGAAGAGGCGCTCGAGCACCTGTACGAGTACATCGATGCGGAGATGACCGAGCTGGAGCTCGATCGGCTGCGCGCCCATATCTCCGAATGCACCACGTGCCTGGAGGCCGTCAGCCGTGAGCAGGAAGTACGAGTGATCCTGCGCAAGTCCTGCGTGGAGGTGGCTCCCGACGAATTGCGGATGCGGGTGCGTACTCAGCTCACGCTGCTGCGGGAGAGTCGCCGCGGCTGA
- a CDS encoding sigma-70 family RNA polymerase sigma factor, translating into MGVNEQPDRNVRGADGVGPVVSATTFPAGSLSRRPSSRADGRALAPSSGGPGRSGRDRAVMRRSARPLGSQVMTDFSERAPQAETAAERERRFEDDAMPYLDQLYGAALRMTRNPADAEDLVQETFAKAFAAFAQYKPGTNLKAWLYRILTNTFINTYRKKQRTPLQSDADQVEDWQIHRAASHTSTGLRSAETEALDALGSSEVKDALAQLGEDFRLAVYLADVEGFAYKEIAEIMDTPIGTVMSRLHRGRAQLRELLAEHARSLGMKVGADKEVRT; encoded by the coding sequence ATGGGCGTCAATGAGCAACCGGACAGGAATGTCCGAGGCGCCGACGGCGTTGGGCCAGTCGTGAGTGCAACGACCTTTCCCGCGGGCTCCCTGTCGCGACGACCGTCCTCTCGAGCGGACGGCCGTGCCCTCGCGCCGTCCTCGGGCGGCCCGGGTCGGTCCGGTCGCGATCGCGCGGTGATGCGCCGCAGCGCGCGCCCACTAGGCTCACAGGTGATGACTGACTTCAGCGAGCGCGCACCGCAGGCCGAGACCGCGGCCGAGCGGGAACGGCGATTCGAGGACGACGCGATGCCGTACCTCGACCAGCTCTATGGTGCGGCGCTGCGGATGACCCGCAATCCGGCCGACGCCGAGGATCTCGTGCAGGAAACCTTCGCGAAGGCGTTCGCCGCGTTCGCGCAGTACAAGCCGGGCACGAATCTGAAGGCATGGCTGTATCGGATCCTCACCAACACGTTCATCAACACGTACCGGAAGAAGCAGCGCACGCCGCTGCAGTCCGATGCGGATCAGGTGGAGGACTGGCAGATCCACCGGGCCGCATCGCACACCTCGACGGGCCTGCGTTCGGCGGAGACCGAGGCTCTGGACGCGTTGGGTAGCTCGGAGGTCAAGGACGCCCTCGCCCAGCTCGGCGAGGACTTCCGCCTCGCCGTCTACCTGGCCGATGTGGAGGGCTTCGCCTACAAGGAGATCGCCGAGATCATGGACACTCCGATTGGCACGGTGATGTCCCGGTTGCATCGCGGTCGCGCCCAGTTGCGCGAGCTGCTTGCCGAGCACGCCCGCTCGCTCGGGATGAAGGTCGGCGCTGACAAGGAAGTGCGTACATGA
- a CDS encoding 50S ribosomal protein bL37 — protein MSKRGRKRKARRHGAANHGKRPNS, from the coding sequence ATGAGCAAGCGCGGACGCAAGCGCAAGGCACGCCGTCACGGCGCCGCCAACCACGGCAAGCGCCCTAACTCCTGA
- a CDS encoding zinc-binding dehydrogenase — protein sequence MRAVYAASQDAADPLSGLEVGELPETSQPPGWIPVQVQAAALNHHDLWSLRGVGLRSEQLPMILGTDAVGVDPDGRRVLVHAVINAPDWLGEETLDPRRTLLSELHPGTLADRVWVPARNVLPVPRSLSMAEAACLPTAYLTAFRMVVHEAQVRPGQRVLVQGAGGGVATAAAQLARAAGAHVVVTSRSESKLERARALGAQEVVPTGTRIAPVDVVIETVGEATWQHSLRSLRPGGVVVVAGATSGPAPSADLNRVFFRSLRIVGSTMGTAAQLAELVAMVEATGVRPVIDSEYQFADDTGVRAAFDRLASGKGFGKVVVTN from the coding sequence ATGCGCGCCGTCTACGCCGCCAGCCAGGACGCTGCTGACCCGCTGAGCGGACTTGAGGTGGGCGAACTGCCCGAAACCTCGCAGCCGCCGGGGTGGATCCCGGTCCAGGTGCAGGCTGCCGCGTTGAACCACCACGACCTGTGGAGCCTCCGCGGGGTGGGGTTACGCAGCGAGCAACTGCCGATGATCCTCGGCACTGATGCTGTCGGTGTAGACCCCGACGGCCGGCGGGTACTCGTGCACGCCGTCATCAACGCGCCGGACTGGCTGGGGGAGGAGACCCTGGACCCTCGCCGCACGCTGCTCTCGGAGCTGCATCCGGGTACGCTCGCCGACCGGGTCTGGGTCCCGGCTCGCAATGTCCTGCCGGTGCCGCGCTCGCTTTCCATGGCTGAGGCCGCGTGCCTGCCGACGGCGTACCTCACCGCCTTCCGGATGGTGGTGCACGAGGCGCAGGTGCGCCCCGGGCAGCGGGTACTTGTGCAGGGAGCCGGAGGAGGGGTGGCGACGGCGGCCGCCCAGCTGGCGCGCGCGGCCGGCGCCCACGTCGTGGTCACCTCCCGCAGCGAGTCCAAGCTGGAGCGTGCCCGCGCACTCGGTGCGCAGGAGGTGGTGCCGACCGGGACCCGGATCGCACCGGTGGATGTGGTCATCGAGACCGTGGGGGAGGCCACCTGGCAGCACTCGCTGCGCTCACTACGGCCCGGCGGTGTGGTCGTGGTCGCAGGAGCCACGAGCGGTCCGGCGCCGTCGGCCGACCTGAACCGGGTCTTCTTTCGCAGCCTGCGGATCGTGGGCAGCACCATGGGTACTGCCGCCCAGCTCGCTGAGCTGGTGGCGATGGTCGAGGCGACCGGAGTGCGGCCGGTGATCGACTCTGAGTACCAGTTCGCTGACGACACCGGCGTACGGGCCGCGTTCGATCGCCTCGCATCCGGGAAGGGCTTCGGAAAAGTCGTGGTGACAAACTGA
- a CDS encoding sodium-dependent transporter, with product MSERQQFKGRRAFIFAAIGSAVGLGNIWRFPYVAYDGGGGAFILPYLVALLTAGVPLLFMYYAIGHKYRGSAPLSWRRLGGGAEAIGWWQVGISFVIAVYYAVIIAWAVRYVGFSATQAWGDDAAGFLVGDFLQQAEGDAAFEVGVNMVPGVAIPLVLVWVFALLVHWRGIQGGIARISMIFIPVLVGIFLLLMIWSLTLPGAFDGLNALFTPDWSALTDSNVWVAAYGQIFFSLSIGFGIMITYAAHLKRKTNLTGSGLTVAFSNSGFELLAGVAVFATLGFMAQAAGVGVSEVAGAGIGLAFIAFPTMLSTMPGGAIFGMLFFLALVLAGITSLVSIVEVVLTAVEDKFGVSRNAAVFGFGGLMAIISIVLFPTTTGLNLLDVVDAFANNFGIVGAGLVSVLTLAWGLRKLRTLGDHLNEVSSFKVGMIWKVMVGLVTPIILGFMFVSEIVSRIQDGYGDPPMPSGYVAIFGWGSAIALIVIAVILTLIPWRPGVVDAPLDHEESAELPGKEA from the coding sequence ATGAGCGAGAGACAACAGTTCAAAGGGCGGCGAGCCTTCATCTTCGCCGCCATCGGGTCCGCAGTGGGACTCGGGAACATCTGGCGGTTCCCCTACGTGGCCTACGACGGCGGTGGCGGTGCGTTCATCCTCCCGTACCTGGTGGCGCTGCTCACGGCGGGTGTGCCGTTGCTGTTCATGTACTACGCGATCGGGCACAAATACCGTGGCTCGGCGCCGCTGAGCTGGCGAAGGCTCGGTGGCGGCGCTGAGGCGATCGGCTGGTGGCAGGTCGGCATCTCGTTCGTGATCGCCGTCTACTACGCGGTGATCATTGCCTGGGCGGTTCGATACGTGGGGTTCTCCGCGACTCAGGCCTGGGGCGATGACGCCGCTGGGTTCCTGGTGGGGGACTTCCTGCAGCAGGCTGAGGGCGACGCCGCGTTCGAGGTCGGGGTCAATATGGTGCCGGGCGTCGCGATCCCGCTGGTGCTGGTCTGGGTGTTCGCCCTCCTGGTGCACTGGCGAGGCATCCAGGGTGGTATCGCACGGATCTCGATGATCTTCATCCCGGTGCTGGTCGGCATCTTCCTGCTCCTGATGATCTGGTCGCTGACGTTGCCCGGTGCGTTCGACGGACTGAACGCCCTCTTCACTCCGGATTGGTCGGCGCTGACCGATTCCAACGTGTGGGTGGCGGCGTATGGCCAGATCTTCTTCTCCCTCTCCATCGGGTTCGGCATCATGATCACCTACGCCGCCCACCTGAAGAGGAAGACGAACCTCACCGGATCCGGCCTGACGGTTGCCTTCTCCAACTCCGGATTCGAGTTGCTGGCCGGCGTCGCCGTGTTCGCCACGCTCGGATTCATGGCGCAGGCAGCCGGTGTGGGAGTGAGCGAGGTGGCCGGTGCTGGCATCGGGCTGGCTTTCATCGCCTTCCCCACCATGCTGTCCACGATGCCCGGTGGTGCCATCTTCGGGATGCTGTTCTTCCTGGCTCTGGTACTCGCCGGTATCACCTCATTGGTCAGCATCGTCGAGGTGGTGCTGACCGCCGTCGAGGACAAGTTCGGAGTCAGCCGGAACGCTGCGGTCTTCGGCTTCGGAGGCCTGATGGCGATCATCTCGATCGTGCTGTTCCCCACCACCACCGGCTTGAATCTGCTCGACGTGGTCGATGCGTTCGCGAACAACTTCGGCATTGTGGGCGCCGGGTTGGTCTCTGTGCTCACTCTCGCCTGGGGGCTGCGCAAACTGCGTACTCTCGGCGACCACCTCAACGAGGTGTCCTCGTTCAAGGTCGGCATGATCTGGAAAGTGATGGTCGGTCTGGTGACACCGATCATCCTCGGCTTCATGTTCGTCTCCGAGATCGTCAGCCGGATTCAGGATGGGTACGGTGACCCGCCGATGCCGTCCGGGTACGTCGCCATCTTCGGTTGGGGTTCTGCGATTGCGCTCATCGTCATCGCCGTCATCCTGACGCTAATCCCCTGGCGTCCGGGTGTCGTCGACGCACCGTTGGATCACGAGGAGAGCGCTGAGCTCCCCGGGAAGGAGGCGTGA